From a single Cnuibacter physcomitrellae genomic region:
- the glyA gene encoding serine hydroxymethyltransferase, which translates to MSDRLPSTFTDPLSSVDPEIARVLELELGRQRSTLEMIASENFVPRAVLEAQGSVLTNKYAEGYPGRRYYGGCEYVDVAEQLAIDRAKALFGAGFANVQPHSGASANAAVLSAIANPGDTILGLELAHGGHLTHGMKLNFSGKLYNAVAYGVDPETFRVDMDVVREKALEHRPQVLIAGWSAYPRRLDFAAFRAIADEVGARLWVDMAHFAGLVAAGLHPSPVPFADVTSSTVHKTIGGPRSGFILSNDADIAKKLNSNVFPGQQGGPLMHVIAAKATAFKLAAEPEFVDRQERTLRGAQILAERLTADDTRAAGVDVLTGGTDVHLVLADLRESELDGKQAEDLLHEVGITVNRNSVPFDPRPPMVTSGLRIGTPALATRGFGDEEFTQVADIIAAALTPNPDVAALRQRVENLTEAFPLYPGLEQW; encoded by the coding sequence TTGTCCGACCGCCTGCCCTCGACCTTCACCGATCCGCTGTCGTCGGTCGATCCCGAGATCGCCCGTGTGCTCGAGCTCGAGCTCGGCCGCCAGCGCTCCACGCTCGAGATGATCGCGAGCGAGAACTTCGTCCCCCGTGCGGTGCTCGAGGCCCAGGGCTCGGTGCTCACGAACAAGTACGCCGAGGGCTACCCCGGCCGCCGCTACTACGGCGGCTGCGAGTACGTCGACGTCGCCGAGCAGCTGGCGATCGACCGCGCGAAGGCCCTCTTCGGTGCGGGCTTCGCCAACGTGCAGCCCCACTCCGGCGCCTCCGCGAACGCGGCCGTGCTCTCCGCGATCGCCAACCCCGGCGACACGATCCTCGGCCTCGAGCTCGCTCATGGCGGCCACCTCACGCACGGCATGAAGCTGAACTTCTCGGGCAAGCTCTACAACGCCGTCGCCTACGGGGTCGACCCCGAGACCTTCCGGGTCGACATGGACGTCGTGCGCGAGAAGGCGCTCGAGCACCGTCCGCAGGTGCTCATCGCGGGCTGGTCGGCGTACCCGCGTCGGCTCGACTTCGCCGCGTTCCGTGCCATCGCCGACGAGGTGGGCGCGAGGCTCTGGGTCGACATGGCCCACTTCGCCGGTCTCGTGGCCGCGGGACTGCACCCGTCTCCCGTGCCCTTCGCCGACGTCACCTCCTCGACCGTGCACAAGACCATCGGCGGCCCGCGGTCGGGCTTCATCCTCTCCAACGACGCCGACATCGCGAAGAAGCTCAACAGCAACGTCTTCCCCGGCCAGCAGGGCGGCCCGCTCATGCACGTGATCGCCGCCAAGGCGACGGCGTTCAAGCTCGCCGCGGAGCCGGAGTTCGTCGACCGCCAGGAGCGCACCCTCCGTGGTGCGCAGATCCTGGCCGAGCGCCTCACCGCCGACGACACCCGCGCTGCGGGCGTCGACGTGCTCACCGGTGGCACCGACGTGCACCTCGTGCTCGCCGACCTCCGCGAGTCGGAGCTCGACGGCAAGCAGGCCGAGGATCTGCTGCACGAGGTCGGCATCACGGTCAACCGCAACTCCGTGCCGTTCGACCCCCGTCCTCCCATGGTGACGTCGGGCCTGCGCATCGGCACGCCCGCCCTGGCCACCCGCGGCTTCGGCGACGAGGAGTTCACGCAGGTCGCCGACATCATCGCCGCGGCCCTGACGCCGAACCCGGATGTCGCCGCGCTGCGCCAGCGCGTCGAGAACCTGACGGAGGCGTTCCCGCTCTACCCCGGTCTCGAGCAGTGGTAG
- a CDS encoding DUF7882 family protein produces the protein MGVLYYGADGSELEFDDRLLAHLKVVIVGKLRRRESFTLSWELEHAQGSGRETIWLDPSIALRFRFFGGRPPQLNRAWIDALTRTANKGDMRLVPEPMPGDPIANPLGDFT, from the coding sequence ATGGGCGTGCTGTACTACGGGGCGGACGGCTCCGAGCTCGAGTTCGACGATCGTCTGCTCGCGCATCTGAAGGTGGTCATCGTCGGCAAGCTCCGGCGCCGGGAGTCGTTCACGCTCTCCTGGGAGCTCGAACACGCGCAGGGGAGCGGTCGGGAGACGATCTGGCTCGACCCGTCGATCGCGCTCCGTTTCCGCTTCTTCGGCGGCCGGCCCCCGCAGCTCAACCGGGCGTGGATCGACGCCCTCACCAGGACGGCGAACAAGGGCGACATGCGCCTCGTCCCCGAGCCGATGCCCGGCGATCCGATCGCGAACCCGCTCGGCGACTTCACCTGA
- a CDS encoding bifunctional methylenetetrahydrofolate dehydrogenase/methenyltetrahydrofolate cyclohydrolase — protein sequence MVAARLDGIATAAAIKAEVAERVARLREQGIVPGLGTLLVGEDPGSVSYVGGKHRDSAEVGIESIRVDLPATATQDEVFAAIDALNADPAVTGYLVQLPLPRGIDEHAALLRIDPAKDADGLHPTNLGELVLGVEGELQTPLPCTPAGIVQLLERNGVTLPGKHVVVIGRGLTVGRPLGLLLTRKGVDATVTLTHSRTPDLAAEVRRADVVVAAVGVPHLVKPDWVKPGAAVLDVGVTRVGVTESGKAKLAGDIDPAVAEVAGFLSPNPGGVGPMTRAMLLANVVAAAERSLV from the coding sequence GTGGTAGCGGCTCGCCTCGACGGGATCGCCACCGCGGCGGCGATCAAGGCGGAGGTGGCCGAGCGGGTCGCCCGTCTGCGCGAGCAGGGGATCGTGCCGGGCCTCGGCACCCTCCTGGTCGGCGAGGACCCGGGGTCGGTCAGCTACGTCGGCGGGAAGCACCGCGACTCGGCCGAGGTCGGCATCGAGTCGATCCGCGTCGACCTGCCGGCCACCGCCACGCAGGACGAGGTGTTCGCCGCGATCGACGCCCTGAACGCCGATCCGGCGGTCACCGGGTACCTGGTGCAGCTGCCGCTGCCCCGGGGCATCGACGAGCACGCCGCCCTGCTGCGCATCGACCCCGCGAAGGACGCCGACGGCCTGCATCCGACCAACCTCGGCGAGCTGGTGCTCGGGGTCGAGGGCGAGCTGCAGACGCCGCTGCCGTGCACCCCGGCGGGCATCGTCCAGCTCCTCGAGCGCAACGGGGTCACCCTCCCCGGCAAGCACGTCGTGGTGATCGGACGCGGGCTCACCGTCGGTCGGCCCCTCGGCCTCCTCCTCACCCGCAAGGGCGTGGATGCGACGGTCACCCTCACCCACTCCCGCACGCCCGACCTCGCGGCCGAGGTGCGGCGGGCGGACGTGGTGGTCGCGGCCGTCGGCGTGCCCCACCTGGTGAAGCCCGATTGGGTGAAGCCGGGCGCGGCCGTGCTCGACGTCGGCGTGACCCGTGTCGGCGTCACCGAGTCGGGCAAGGCCAAGCTGGCGGGCGACATCGACCCCGCCGTAGCCGAGGTGGCGGGTTTCCTCTCGCCGAACCCGGGCGGCGTCGGGCCGATGACGCGGGCGATGCTCCTCGCCAACGTGGTCGCCGCGGCCGAGCGCTCGCTCGTCTGA
- a CDS encoding TlpA family protein disulfide reductase produces MTTFEAGERGSPVEFSAVAVDGREVTAPSGSVGTVILLWGSWCAPCRAEATEVGDAARRLADEGIDVIGVAVRDTAAGVDGFVERFGVDYPVVLDDDGRIQVDLAERTVLGGVPTTLVLDREGRIACRIVGRLDARTLETAVAGVVDG; encoded by the coding sequence ATGACCACCTTCGAGGCCGGGGAGCGCGGCTCGCCCGTCGAGTTCTCGGCTGTCGCTGTCGACGGACGGGAGGTCACGGCGCCGAGCGGATCGGTCGGGACCGTCATCCTGTTATGGGGTTCATGGTGTGCTCCCTGCCGCGCCGAGGCGACGGAGGTCGGAGACGCGGCTCGACGCCTGGCCGACGAGGGGATCGACGTCATCGGCGTGGCCGTTCGGGACACCGCCGCGGGCGTCGACGGCTTCGTCGAACGGTTCGGGGTCGACTATCCGGTGGTGCTCGACGATGACGGGCGCATCCAGGTCGACCTGGCCGAACGGACCGTACTGGGTGGGGTGCCGACGACTCTCGTGCTGGATCGGGAGGGACGCATCGCGTGCCGGATCGTGGGTCGGCTCGACGCTCGAACGCTGGAGACAGCCGTGGCCGGCGTCGTCGACGGGTGA
- a CDS encoding response regulator transcription factor → MPAPLRLAIIDDHRMLLAALSEWVRSSAEDVEVVAAVASWPDLLAHPAFPVDVALLDLDLRDGLPVVVKLRALHTAGVAVVVMSTYSEPAIVRDALASGALGYLLKSEDASTIVEAVRTAAAGGSFLSPRLTAALEASTASDLVLSDQERRVMALYGSGRSVEQVASALHVSSETVRSHLKRIRDKHRRAGIDVSSKMALRARALSEGLLADD, encoded by the coding sequence ATGCCTGCACCCCTCCGCCTCGCGATCATCGACGATCATCGGATGCTGCTGGCCGCCCTCAGCGAATGGGTGCGATCCTCGGCCGAGGACGTGGAGGTCGTGGCGGCGGTCGCCAGCTGGCCGGACCTGCTCGCCCACCCGGCCTTCCCGGTCGACGTCGCGCTGCTCGACCTCGACCTCCGCGACGGGCTTCCGGTGGTGGTCAAGCTCCGTGCGCTGCACACCGCCGGCGTCGCGGTCGTGGTCATGAGCACGTACTCGGAGCCCGCGATCGTGCGGGACGCCCTCGCCTCCGGCGCCCTGGGGTACCTGCTCAAGAGCGAGGACGCGAGCACGATCGTCGAGGCCGTCCGGACGGCCGCCGCCGGCGGCTCGTTCCTCTCGCCGCGGTTGACCGCCGCGCTCGAGGCGTCGACGGCATCCGACCTCGTGCTCTCGGACCAGGAGCGGCGCGTCATGGCCCTCTACGGGTCCGGGCGGTCGGTCGAGCAGGTCGCCTCGGCCCTGCACGTCAGCAGCGAGACGGTGCGCTCGCACCTGAAGCGCATCCGCGACAAGCACCGCCGCGCGGGCATCGACGTCAGCAGCAAGATGGCCCTCCGCGCCCGCGCCCTCTCCGAGGGCCTCCTCGCCGACGACTGA
- a CDS encoding aldose 1-epimerase family protein, protein MSAATGSQYLLTLDADGHSVRAIVTELAAGIRMLERDGHALVEHYGEDEIAPQAAGIVLVPWPNRIAGGRWTYRGAVQQLDITEPALGNASHGLLRNTGYRLVEQEAHRSLQTASVFPQHGYPFHLETFVEHALTSDGMTVTHTLVNRGETEAPVAVGAHPYLRVGDTPLDDCTLTVRAERRLVVDAAQIPTGSEGVAGTDADLSGGRRVADLDVNHAYAGLAENDGRFVQTLTAPDGRVTELWADPDFGYVQVFTPRSFPPTSGGRRAVALEPMTAPADAFNSGEGLRWLAPGESWTLSWGIRGR, encoded by the coding sequence GTGAGCGCTGCGACCGGTTCCCAGTACCTGCTGACCCTCGACGCCGACGGGCACTCGGTGCGGGCGATCGTCACCGAGCTGGCCGCCGGCATCCGCATGCTGGAGCGGGACGGGCACGCCCTCGTCGAGCACTACGGGGAGGACGAGATCGCTCCGCAGGCCGCGGGGATCGTCCTCGTGCCGTGGCCCAACCGCATCGCCGGCGGGCGGTGGACCTACCGTGGGGCCGTGCAGCAGCTCGACATCACGGAGCCCGCGCTCGGCAACGCCAGCCACGGGCTGCTCCGCAACACGGGGTACCGGCTCGTGGAGCAGGAGGCGCATCGCTCGCTGCAGACGGCGTCCGTGTTCCCGCAGCACGGCTACCCGTTCCACCTGGAGACCTTCGTCGAGCACGCCCTCACCTCCGACGGCATGACGGTCACCCACACGCTCGTGAACCGCGGGGAGACGGAGGCGCCGGTCGCCGTGGGCGCGCATCCGTACCTGCGGGTCGGTGACACCCCGCTCGACGACTGCACGCTGACGGTGCGGGCGGAGCGTCGCCTGGTGGTCGACGCGGCCCAGATCCCGACGGGCAGCGAGGGTGTGGCGGGAACGGACGCCGACCTGTCCGGCGGGCGTCGTGTGGCCGATCTCGACGTGAACCACGCCTACGCGGGTCTGGCGGAGAACGACGGCCGCTTCGTGCAGACGCTGACCGCGCCCGACGGGCGTGTCACCGAGCTGTGGGCGGATCCCGACTTCGGGTACGTCCAGGTGTTCACGCCGCGCTCCTTCCCGCCCACCTCGGGCGGCCGCCGGGCGGTCGCGCTCGAGCCGATGACCGCGCCGGCCGACGCCTTCAACTCCGGGGAGGGCCTGCGCTGGCTCGCGCCGGGGGAGTCGTGGACGCTGTCGTGGGGCATCCGCGGCCGGTGA
- a CDS encoding ROK family protein — translation MRLGLDIGGTKTDAVVLDDGGALAHRLRAATGLGADAVVATAVTLIERIASEAGLEPASFDSIGVGIPGQVDTATGHVWHAVNLGVDELDFGGRVSERIGVPVSVENDVKAAALGAYHLLPGRQQERSMAYLNLGTGLAAGLVIDGRLWRGARGAAGEIGHIPVDPQGVLCPCGQRGCLETVASGSAIARQWPSDDPIPIRSLLAAAEAGDGAAQRIRDSFVDNVAAAVRVLVLTLDVDTVTIGGGLSALGDWLLDSVREVLGRWAADSAFLASLGLSDRVRVVPAGFPAAAVGAALVGAGTSHPVVSLGEQRDERVVSWLK, via the coding sequence ATGAGGCTCGGGCTGGACATCGGCGGCACCAAGACCGACGCCGTCGTGCTCGACGACGGCGGGGCCCTCGCGCACCGTCTGCGAGCGGCGACCGGGCTCGGCGCCGACGCCGTCGTCGCCACCGCCGTCACGCTCATCGAGCGCATCGCCAGCGAGGCGGGACTGGAGCCCGCGTCGTTCGACTCGATCGGGGTGGGGATCCCCGGGCAGGTCGACACCGCGACGGGGCACGTCTGGCATGCGGTGAACCTGGGCGTCGACGAGCTCGACTTCGGCGGAAGGGTGAGCGAGCGCATCGGGGTGCCGGTCTCGGTGGAGAACGACGTCAAGGCGGCCGCCCTCGGCGCGTACCACCTCCTCCCCGGGAGGCAGCAGGAGCGCTCGATGGCCTACCTCAACCTGGGCACCGGGTTGGCGGCCGGGCTCGTGATCGACGGGCGGCTGTGGCGCGGCGCTCGCGGTGCCGCGGGGGAGATCGGGCACATCCCGGTCGACCCGCAGGGGGTCCTCTGCCCGTGCGGGCAGCGTGGGTGCCTCGAGACGGTGGCCTCCGGCTCGGCGATCGCCCGCCAGTGGCCGTCCGACGATCCCATCCCCATCCGCTCCCTGCTCGCCGCAGCCGAGGCCGGCGACGGTGCGGCGCAGCGCATCCGGGACTCGTTCGTCGACAACGTCGCCGCCGCCGTGCGCGTGCTGGTGCTGACGCTCGACGTCGACACGGTCACGATCGGCGGCGGGCTGAGCGCTCTCGGGGACTGGCTGCTCGACAGCGTCCGCGAGGTGCTCGGACGCTGGGCGGCCGACTCGGCGTTCCTGGCCTCGCTCGGCCTCTCCGACCGCGTGCGCGTCGTGCCGGCGGGCTTCCCCGCCGCCGCGGTGGGGGCGGCGCTGGTGGGCGCCGGGACCTCCCATCCCGTCGTCAGCCTCGGAGAGCAGCGCGATGAGAGGGTTGTCTCGTGGCTGAAGTGA
- a CDS encoding MFS transporter produces MSIPTVTKTPAFPWGGLLVLASAVFLSVTAEMIPTGLLPEMSSDLGVSQSQTGLLVSAFAFAVVVTSVPLSFVFRRVRRHTLTVGVIIAIGVLSVAAALAPTFEVLFVVRVFSGMAHGVFWSVVGAYSAYLVPKEQLGRAVSITTAGGTLAFVLGVPLSSAVGLAFGWRVPFVGIGVLALLGAVLIWWLLPRVTRPDPVKRSERTHRFDPSIPGIALVCVLAAVTMIGNYTFYTYIVPFLTDMVGVPTAQIGTLLFVYGAGGAVGVLLCGWVFGKRPRRGLFLGLGLTALSIAVLALFPSDPVPALAAFTLWGVVFGMVPTLLATQLMHVASPGIRDQASAFYSTAFNTGIGGGAIVGAIVLDAAGLGSLAWVFLGCLAVSFGLLFVSPALTAWSQRRSVR; encoded by the coding sequence ATGTCCATCCCGACCGTGACCAAGACCCCGGCCTTCCCCTGGGGCGGCCTGCTCGTGCTCGCCTCCGCGGTGTTCCTCTCGGTGACGGCCGAGATGATCCCCACCGGGCTCCTGCCCGAGATGAGCAGCGACCTCGGCGTGAGCCAGTCGCAGACCGGGCTCCTGGTCAGCGCGTTCGCCTTCGCGGTCGTGGTCACGAGCGTCCCGCTCAGCTTCGTGTTCCGCCGGGTGAGGCGGCACACCCTGACCGTCGGCGTCATCATCGCGATCGGCGTCCTGAGCGTCGCGGCGGCGCTCGCGCCGACGTTCGAGGTGCTGTTCGTCGTCCGCGTGTTCTCGGGCATGGCGCACGGCGTGTTCTGGTCGGTGGTCGGCGCCTACTCCGCCTACCTGGTGCCGAAGGAGCAGCTGGGACGCGCGGTGTCGATCACCACGGCCGGCGGCACGCTCGCCTTCGTGCTCGGCGTACCGCTCTCGAGCGCCGTCGGCCTCGCCTTCGGATGGCGGGTCCCGTTCGTCGGGATCGGCGTGCTGGCGCTCCTCGGCGCGGTGCTGATCTGGTGGCTGCTGCCGCGCGTCACCCGCCCCGATCCCGTGAAGCGCTCGGAGCGGACCCACCGGTTCGACCCCAGCATCCCGGGCATCGCGCTCGTCTGCGTGCTCGCCGCGGTGACGATGATCGGCAACTACACCTTCTACACCTACATCGTGCCCTTCCTCACCGACATGGTGGGCGTGCCCACCGCGCAGATCGGGACGCTGCTGTTCGTCTACGGCGCGGGCGGTGCGGTCGGCGTGCTGCTCTGCGGATGGGTGTTCGGCAAGCGACCGCGGCGAGGGCTCTTCCTCGGCCTCGGTCTCACGGCGCTGTCGATCGCGGTCCTCGCGCTGTTCCCGTCGGATCCCGTGCCGGCGCTCGCGGCGTTCACCCTCTGGGGCGTCGTGTTCGGGATGGTGCCGACCCTGCTCGCGACGCAGCTCATGCATGTGGCCTCCCCGGGCATCCGCGACCAGGCCAGCGCGTTCTACTCGACCGCGTTCAACACGGGCATCGGCGGAGGCGCCATCGTCGGCGCGATCGTGCTCGACGCCGCCGGGCTCGGCAGCCTCGCCTGGGTGTTCCTCGGCTGCCTCGCCGTCTCGTTCGGGCTGCTCTTCGTCAGTCCCGCGCTCACCGCCTGGTCTCAGCGCAGGAGCGTGCGGTAG
- a CDS encoding sensor histidine kinase, with the protein MGNTDEDGASGPRPRIGDIIDDGQADRVGIVCAQRLGLVFASAAAATVLVPAVEQPSRYLATLIGLAVMLVGFALLTSRATWWVALGTYLAGLATLISLASFPAYDFTAVATVTAVSSFVIPSLLLAIPETRLLLRAALPAAVPVTATAVIASAGSGRAVFVAIAIVGGWVACACAGTWVHRSERQAVVGVEQLRRAYAAERRSVEAEAELRHEARTMHDTVLATLTLIAHGGRGVPAETLRAQAAADSELLRQLRTSGSAGPTTREPPPEPTAEPSRTGDGAAQPAPPSEDGDAAPRWVTLAQRHEALGLVVRWHGTGRLNDTAAHLGDLAAAVSECLENVRRHSGQRDAEVTLSQDDDHSRAVVTDLGRGFLPEEVPAGRLGLAESVRARLDAVDGTARVFSSPGRGTTVLLEVPR; encoded by the coding sequence GTGGGCAACACGGACGAGGACGGCGCATCCGGTCCCCGGCCTCGGATCGGCGACATCATCGATGACGGTCAGGCCGACCGCGTAGGCATCGTCTGCGCGCAGCGGCTGGGCTTGGTGTTCGCGTCGGCCGCCGCGGCGACCGTCCTGGTGCCCGCGGTGGAGCAGCCCTCGAGGTACCTCGCCACGCTCATCGGGTTGGCCGTGATGCTCGTCGGCTTCGCCCTGCTCACCAGCAGAGCCACCTGGTGGGTCGCACTCGGGACGTATCTGGCCGGGCTGGCCACCCTCATCTCCCTCGCCTCCTTCCCCGCCTACGACTTCACCGCCGTGGCGACGGTCACGGCGGTGTCGTCGTTCGTGATCCCCTCTCTGCTGCTCGCCATTCCCGAGACCCGTCTGCTCCTCAGAGCCGCCCTCCCCGCCGCCGTGCCCGTGACCGCCACCGCGGTCATCGCCAGCGCCGGCTCGGGCCGGGCGGTCTTCGTCGCGATCGCGATCGTCGGTGGGTGGGTCGCGTGCGCCTGCGCGGGCACCTGGGTGCACCGCAGCGAGCGTCAGGCCGTCGTCGGCGTGGAGCAGCTCCGCCGCGCCTACGCCGCCGAGCGACGGTCGGTCGAGGCGGAGGCGGAGCTCCGCCACGAGGCGAGGACGATGCACGACACCGTCCTGGCTACGCTGACGCTGATCGCCCACGGCGGTCGCGGGGTACCGGCGGAGACCCTCCGCGCGCAGGCCGCCGCCGACAGCGAGCTCCTGCGTCAGCTCCGCACCTCGGGGTCGGCAGGACCGACGACCCGCGAGCCTCCGCCCGAGCCGACGGCGGAACCATCGAGGACCGGCGACGGTGCGGCACAGCCTGCCCCTCCCTCGGAGGACGGGGATGCCGCTCCCCGCTGGGTGACGCTCGCGCAGAGACACGAGGCGCTGGGGCTCGTCGTCCGGTGGCACGGCACCGGACGCCTCAACGACACCGCCGCCCACCTCGGTGATCTCGCCGCCGCGGTGTCGGAATGCCTCGAGAACGTCCGGCGGCACTCGGGGCAGCGTGACGCTGAGGTGACGTTGAGCCAGGACGACGATCACTCCAGGGCGGTCGTCACGGACCTCGGCCGTGGTTTCCTGCCCGAGGAGGTCCCCGCAGGCAGGCTGGGGCTGGCCGAGTCGGTCCGCGCCCGTCTCGACGCCGTCGACGGGACGGCTCGCGTCTTCTCCTCACCGGGTCGGGGCACGACGGTGCTGTTGGAGGTCCCCCGTTGA
- a CDS encoding DUF7882 family protein — protein MGTLIYGPSATEIEFDDRLLAHLRIVIVTKIRNREPFSLSWSIDTSRGSGRETLWVHPSIPMRFRFDDARPVPINRTWLQDLLSRANAGDLTVTPEPAPDPSAA, from the coding sequence TTGGGCACCCTCATCTACGGACCGTCGGCGACGGAGATCGAGTTCGACGATCGGCTGCTCGCGCACCTGCGCATCGTCATCGTCACGAAGATCCGCAACCGCGAGCCCTTCTCGCTCTCCTGGTCGATCGACACCAGTCGCGGCAGCGGCCGCGAGACGCTGTGGGTGCATCCCTCGATCCCGATGCGCTTCCGCTTCGACGACGCGCGGCCCGTCCCGATCAACCGCACCTGGCTCCAGGACCTGCTCTCTCGCGCCAACGCCGGCGACCTCACCGTCACCCCCGAGCCCGCCCCCGACCCCTCCGCGGCCTAG
- a CDS encoding glucosamine-6-phosphate deaminase, whose product MAEVIIVPTPEVAGALVAEAIERMVGSNPSSVLGVATGSTPLPVYRALAERVRSGLDLGRLRAFALDEYVGLPASHPESYASVITREVVRPLGLDPKAVHVPDGRPIGIETAGERYEAAIEAAGGIDLQLLGIGTDGHIGFNEPGSSFGSLTRVKTLTEQTRADNARFFASPSEVPLHCITQGLGTILRARRLVLLAFGAGKARAVADAVEGPLSASIPGSAIQLHPQATVVVDEEAASRLVNADYYRYAYAHKPLWQRTIL is encoded by the coding sequence GTGGCTGAAGTGATCATCGTCCCGACACCCGAGGTCGCGGGCGCTCTCGTGGCCGAGGCCATCGAGCGGATGGTCGGCTCGAACCCCTCGTCCGTCCTCGGCGTGGCGACGGGATCCACCCCGCTGCCGGTGTACCGGGCGCTGGCCGAGCGGGTGCGATCGGGTCTCGACCTCGGGCGGTTGCGCGCGTTCGCGCTGGACGAGTACGTCGGGCTGCCGGCCTCGCATCCCGAGAGCTACGCGTCGGTGATCACGCGTGAGGTGGTCAGGCCTCTCGGGCTCGACCCGAAGGCCGTCCACGTCCCCGACGGGCGACCCATCGGCATCGAGACGGCGGGCGAGCGCTACGAGGCCGCCATAGAGGCGGCGGGCGGGATCGACCTGCAGCTGCTCGGCATCGGCACGGACGGGCACATCGGGTTCAACGAGCCCGGCTCGTCCTTCGGGTCCCTCACCCGGGTCAAGACGCTGACCGAGCAGACGCGAGCCGACAACGCCCGCTTCTTCGCCTCCCCGTCGGAGGTGCCTCTGCACTGCATCACCCAGGGGCTCGGCACCATCCTCCGCGCCCGGCGTCTGGTGCTGCTCGCCTTCGGCGCGGGCAAGGCCAGGGCCGTGGCGGATGCGGTGGAGGGCCCGCTCAGCGCCTCGATCCCCGGCTCGGCGATCCAGCTGCATCCGCAGGCGACCGTGGTCGTCGACGAGGAGGCCGCGTCGCGCCTGGTCAACGCGGACTACTACCGCTACGCCTACGCGCACAAGCCGCTCTGGCAGCGGACCATCCTCTGA
- the purU gene encoding formyltetrahydrofolate deformylase translates to MTTPHNHWVLTFVCADQPGIVHAVSGAVVASGGNITESQQFSSADTGRFFMRLQVETPATRAELEAAFAPVVERYDLDFRLDVVGRPLRTLVLVSTAAHCLNDMLFRQRAGQLPVEIPLVMSNHGVLRDLAGFYDVPFEAHPVTDPASKAAFEDRVMRVVEEHDIELVVLARYMQIISPELCERLAGRLINIHHSFLPGFKGANPYKQAHARGVKLIGATAHFVTSDLDEGPIIEQNVVRVDHTRTPAELVSIGQDEESRTLSTAVKWFAEDRVLLDGARTIIFR, encoded by the coding sequence GTGACGACACCGCACAACCACTGGGTTCTCACCTTCGTGTGCGCCGACCAGCCCGGCATCGTGCACGCCGTCAGCGGGGCCGTCGTCGCCTCGGGCGGCAACATCACCGAGAGCCAGCAGTTCTCCTCGGCCGACACGGGGCGCTTCTTCATGCGCCTCCAGGTGGAGACGCCCGCGACCCGGGCCGAGCTCGAGGCGGCGTTCGCTCCGGTGGTCGAGCGCTACGACCTCGACTTCCGGCTCGACGTGGTCGGGCGTCCGCTGCGCACGCTGGTGCTCGTGTCGACCGCGGCGCACTGCCTCAACGACATGCTCTTCCGCCAGCGCGCCGGCCAGCTGCCGGTCGAGATCCCCCTCGTGATGTCGAACCACGGGGTGCTCCGCGATCTCGCCGGGTTCTACGACGTTCCGTTCGAGGCGCATCCGGTGACCGACCCGGCGTCGAAGGCGGCGTTCGAGGACCGCGTGATGCGGGTCGTCGAGGAGCACGACATCGAGCTGGTGGTGCTCGCCCGGTACATGCAGATCATCTCGCCCGAGCTGTGCGAGCGCCTCGCCGGCCGCCTGATCAACATCCACCATTCATTCCTGCCCGGCTTCAAGGGCGCGAACCCGTACAAGCAGGCTCACGCGCGCGGCGTGAAGCTCATCGGCGCCACGGCCCACTTCGTCACCAGCGACCTCGACGAGGGACCGATCATCGAGCAGAACGTGGTGCGCGTCGACCACACGCGCACGCCCGCCGAGCTCGTCTCGATCGGGCAGGACGAGGAGAGCCGCACCCTCTCGACCGCCGTGAAGTGGTTCGCGGAGGACCGCGTGCTGCTCGACGGTGCGCGCACGATCATCTTCCGCTGA